In Burkholderiales bacterium, the DNA window GCGCGCCACGCTCGCCGGATCCCCGGCCGGCCGGCGGAACGTCTCCGGCGGCAGCGGTGCGAGGTCCGCTTCTGCGGTCTGCACGTCCAGCGGCACTTCGATGTAGGCCGGTCGCGGGCGTCCGCAGCGCATCGCCCGCATCGCCTCGCGGATCACCTTGGGAAGATCGCCCGGCGTGGAAACGCGCGTGGCGTAGCCGCACACCGATGCGGCCACTTGGACCGAATTGGCCAGCTCGTGGAAGTGCCCGCCTTCGCGTTCGAGCTGGGCGAGCATGTTCTGCCCGCCGAAGACCAGCATCGGCGTCGATTCCGAGTACGCCATGCCCATTCCGGTGAGCGCATTGGTGAGCCCCGGGCCGGGCACCACGAAGCACGCCGCGATCCTTCCGGAAGCGCGCGCGTAGCCGTCCGCCATCAGCGCGGCGCCTTGCTCATGGCGCACGGTGACCACCTTGATCGATGGCTCGCCGTACACGCCGTCGAACAGCGGACTGTCGTGCGTCCCGACGATGCCGAAGACGTGCTCGATGCCTTCGGCCTTCAGAGCCATCGCGACCGCTCGGCCGCCGCTCATGCGCTGCATGTGTCCTCCTGATGCTCTACGCGCCCTGCTCGCGATGCGGGTCGCAAGACTCGCTTTGCATCCTGATCTCGCGGGGCGGCGACCGACGAGCCGGAACAACGAACCGAGTGCGCCTCGGCCGCCCGGGCGGCGGCGGCGACAACAGGCCCCTCCGGCCGGCAACTACGGGAAGGTGAAGATCACCACGCCCCACCCACGCCTCGAAGGGTCGGGCTGCCTGGTGGTGCCCCGGGCGGACCCTCGCCGGCCGATCAGTCTCTCACGACATCCGCATCGGAATTGGCGGCGGCTTTCTTCGCGCCCGGCTTGGGTCCGGTCGCGCGCGGCGGCACGTAGGCGGAGAGCCGGCAGCTGATGCCTTCGATCTTTTTCCCGCCCACGTAGCGCGTGAGCTGACAGCAGATCACCTCCCCGGACGCGGAAAGCTGCGAAATGTGCCGCTGGACCAGCGACTGCGGCATCTGCAGGGCCTTGGCGATGTCGGCGTCCAGTTGTTCGCCGTTGTCCTTGAGATACTGAAGAATGGCAGCGTTCATCGATGGGATTCCTGCGGTAACCGCGAAACGGAACGCGCGAGTTTACCGGTTCGGCTAGGACAAGTCCAAAAGCGCTTTTACCCTCCGCGCTTCTTCAGTTCGCCCATCGGGCTGTCCAGCGTGCCGTCGTCGTTGATGTCGAGTTCCAGCTCCTCTTCGGTGCCGGCCTTGTGCAGAAGGATCCTCCTGCCCGAGATCCAGCATTCCACCTCCTCGTCGTCCACCCCGTACATCCTCAGCCTGGCCTTCCCCGACTTGAACACGACGGTGAAGCTTCCCGCTTCCGGGCTGGAGTAGCGCCCTTCGATCTTGCCGGCGCAACTCACGAATCCCGCCCGCGGCGGCTGTCCGGGCGCAGGCCTTGGCATTTCCTGGCCCCCGGCCGCAGCCCGGTCGCCGCCGCCGGCGGGCGGCGGACCCGGCGGCGTTGCGCCGGCGGCGCCGCGCGTGCAGAAGCTGATGAAGTTGTTCACCTCCGCGAACGCCACGTTCGGCACGGGCTGGGTCGCGCCGGCCTGGTACAGCTCGACATCGCACCGCGTGGGCTCGCCGTAGCACCGGGTCACCTGGATGGAAACCTGACCGTCCGCGCAGCGGTACACCTCGCCGACCTTGAACG includes these proteins:
- a CDS encoding winged helix-turn-helix domain-containing protein, giving the protein MNAAILQYLKDNGEQLDADIAKALQMPQSLVQRHISQLSASGEVICCQLTRYVGGKKIEGISCRLSAYVPPRATGPKPGAKKAAANSDADVVRD